The Neobacillus sp. PS3-34 genome has a window encoding:
- a CDS encoding nucleotidyltransferase-like protein: MEDILRPIYQERASQSNTLGVLSIEKKQKSFSSTDSFDAILLIIVREADKPLFIKHYSYSDKKAAMHIITEEQLREWILLGSNRKIFEWINDSKILFDRNEFVAHLKTELREFPFYGRKIKMGVEFAKLIRRYVDGKALFENHQYLDAYNHVVHSLHHLARLAVIENGFHSELTVWHQVKQIEPEIFKLYEELVNSEETLEKRLELLFLASEFLIHSRTHLGAAHLLDILEGKEYWSFDQIMNEKEVTPYSVDLEVLIEYLIDKHLIEVVKAETKGQGIFHRYYKVREKLL; this comes from the coding sequence ATGGAAGATATCCTTCGTCCGATTTATCAGGAAAGAGCAAGCCAATCTAATACTCTGGGAGTATTATCGATAGAAAAAAAACAAAAATCTTTTTCTTCAACGGATTCTTTCGATGCAATTCTGCTCATTATCGTCAGAGAAGCAGACAAGCCTTTATTTATTAAACATTATTCTTATTCAGATAAAAAGGCAGCCATGCATATTATTACGGAAGAACAATTAAGAGAATGGATTTTGTTGGGGTCCAATCGGAAGATTTTTGAATGGATTAATGATTCGAAGATTTTATTCGACCGCAATGAATTTGTAGCACATCTCAAAACGGAGCTCAGGGAATTTCCCTTCTATGGAAGGAAAATAAAAATGGGGGTTGAATTCGCTAAGTTAATCCGTCGTTATGTGGATGGTAAAGCTTTGTTTGAAAACCATCAATACTTGGATGCATACAATCATGTAGTTCACTCCCTTCATCATCTTGCCAGGCTGGCTGTAATTGAAAACGGGTTCCATTCTGAATTGACTGTCTGGCACCAGGTGAAACAAATTGAACCTGAGATTTTCAAATTGTACGAAGAGCTTGTGAATAGTGAAGAGACATTGGAAAAAAGATTGGAGCTTCTATTTCTTGCGAGTGAATTTCTTATCCATTCAAGAACACATTTAGGTGCAGCCCATTTGCTTGATATTCTTGAAGGAAAAGAATACTGGTCCTTTGATCAAATTATGAATGAAAAGGAAGTAACCCCCTATTCAGTTGATTTAGAAGTATTAATTGAGTATCTGATTGATAAACATTTGATTGAAGTGGTCAAAGCAGAAACAAAAGGACAGGGGATCTTTCATCGGTATTATAAGGTTAGAGAAAAATTATTGTGA